One Vicia villosa cultivar HV-30 ecotype Madison, WI linkage group LG5, Vvil1.0, whole genome shotgun sequence genomic window, TTGCAGTATcagggatgggcttagagatacCACCCAGTTATTGAGAgaattgattgagatgggcttaacaAGATGTCATCTGGATGTTGGGAGTAtgaagtgggcttaaagatgccacctagCCCGTGGGCCTCCAATGGATTTGACCCAATTAGGAAATCTAGGCCCAGCGTCGGAGGCTATAAATACCTTTTTTTACTATAAGGTCAGATAATCATTATTCACTCTAACATATCTCTTCTGTACTTGCTCTCCTTGTTCTAAAACTTACTTTGGCAATAGCATcgaagtaccttgcaggtacacctccCAGTCTACAGAAGTCTATCACGTTGCCgaccttgacgattcttctgatcaggtaagaTCACTAACCCATTTACTTCCTCAAAACATCTTCGATCCAACATTCTCAATCTCAATAATTATCCAATAATTCAAAAAGTATTAATCTCTTTAACAAAACCTCACTCATTCACTCTGCCATTAACCTCATTTTTATCATTACTAACATTCATCATCACTCATAAAACTAAAACTCCATCTTCTCCACTCTAAAAACCCAAAACTTCAACTCcttaattttaaatactctgtAAAAAGAAAATTGTTCATAATCAGTATGTTGAAAAACACTTTAATAAGAATTGATGATGTCAAAAAtgtttaatcaaataaaattaaatcattttatatCTTTAATCCGTAATACTTTTGTAAAAACCACATTAagactctgtttggtaaaacatgttttcgagcttatagcttatgtcttatgtcttataagctcatatgatatgataatttagacctgtttggtaacggtcttttcatcacgagcttatagtttattttactagcttatagcttattttactatcttatagcttattttttagacgctatttcaaatagcgttttagcttatttcatatagtttattactttttcttccttttttatccttattatttcaaataaaacatttttaacttttataatttattttaatttaaaataaaataattacatattaaatatcttttatgtcattttacaattataggttaattgaaccgctaattttaccaaacacttcaatgagcttataaaCTATCaatctcaaccatccgctataagctataagtcatcagtcatcagtcattagtcataagctataagctatctgTCATTAGTcgtaagctataagctatcagttagcttatcagtcaaccgctatttttaccaaacagaccctaaattTTTATAGTAGAATTctgaataatatttttatttttattttaaatatcatgGAAATGGTAGTTGGAAACGGTGTCGTATTTAAACCCTGAAGTGAAGGGTGTAGAAAAGAAGAACAAATCAGCCACACTTTGCTTCTTCTACTTCCACAAACCCCTCACTCTCACCTCACCGCTCAACACAATCTGGTAATTTCTCTCTTTCCTTACGATCCAATTTCAACTTTTCCGAAAATTTCTCAATGCTTAGACCTAGCTAGCTTTGTTGATTAATCGATCCCCTTTAGTTGATGAGATCTGCATTTCAATTTGTACCTTCATTTCTTGCTATTGCatagttttttattctttttgtgaAAAATTGTTATTATTTGTATGTGTTTGCGAATTTCTGGTGGATAGGGCATGGAATTTTGGTGTAAATTCGTTTCGATTTTACAAGAAATTTTTTCTTTACCATTCGTTGTTATGTTATTTACAGAAAGAAGAAAGTAAAAGAAACCACGGTAATGGCGACACGGGTGGCTGCGAGATATGCATCCAGGAGGCTATTTAGCAGTGGTACTGGGAAAGTTCTTGGTGAGGAGGAAAAAGCTGTAGAAAATGCTTACTTCAAGGTAGCTTCAaaagatggtttagtttgtttatttactcttgctttttgttgttttgttttttagctTGTTAATTGTAATTGATTGGAGGTTTTAGTATAATTGAGTGTGTTTAGAGCCTTTTTCTGTGCTCGAATTGCAAAAAGATTCGTTGACAATTCTTGGTTGTTGTGTAATAGTGTTTGTGTGTTATAATAGAGTTGTTACTTTGTATTTATATCAGTGCATATGAAATATGAACTGAGCTGTATGATATGATATATGGTATAATCGATTTCCATATTGTTCTAAAATATGGTCAAAATCTTTGTACTTTGTAGAGACTCATTGCTTATGCGAAAATTCGCGATGGTTTGTTATTTTACCATACATCGCGCTGCATCTTATGTTCATGTTGAGGAGAAATTAAAATCAAACACATTTCCTTTTTAATgccttcaaaattttaatttgttttaaatgatttttgttttggcTCTGACGAATCTATGGAATTGTGTAAATACCGTTATTCAAAGTGTTTCGGTCATAAGTGTTGCCCCGGGTTCTACTAATTTCTAACAGAAGGAATCAATTATTTGTTCACTTTCATGATCTGTTAATCTACTTGTTAAATGCTTGCCTAGAAAATAGATTGCTGCCCAACAATTTAATATACATGTTTGGTTACTAGTCAACTCAAAAGCCGTAAAAAAAAACTATAGCTTTAACTTATGTTGTTAGAGTATGTCTACATCAATAAAGGTCTGGGCATGTTGATGATgtggtgtttatttattttttatattgcaGAAAGCTGAGCAAGAGAAGTTGGAGAAGCTTGCTCGCAAGGTATGACCTAAAATTTCACCTTATTttgttaatattataaaatgCGCCTCTGTAAGTTGAAAGTATTTAACCTTTAGGTTTAGGGCGTTATTCTTCAACCTGTTATTCCACATCTAGTTTCCTGATTGAGTGTTTTATCATATTTTGTTGGTGGAAAATGATCGATCAGAAGCTTTATTGGTTTAGTTTGTTCTAATGATATAAGAGTTTTCTCATTCACCCATTTAAAATTCAGAAAATGATAGTCAAGGCAGCCACTTTATGGCTAGCTATTCATTATCCTTTGCAAAAATTTGTAATTTGGCCTATaacattgttttaaaaaatttcaccATCCCTTTATTAGGAAATCCAAATTGAGCCTATTAAGATTCAGCATTAAACATGACCTCTTAGTCTTAGAAATGAAGGGTGCACACTGTTAGGATGCCCTCAGCTGCAGTTGGATGATGTAAAAAGTAGATTTAGCATCAATCATATCTTTTTTTTACATGAAGGGCTATTTCCCAAATGATAAAGAGTGATAATATTATAATCAAGCACAAAAGAGTGATAACATGAATGTTGGTTGACTATGATACAACATGTATATTTGATGAAGATATGAAATAACATAGAGCCACTGATATATTTACACAAATATATAAAGCATGCGTGATCTTTATCTATTGacattgatattttttattaagataTACCTTACCCATAAATGATGATCCCAATTTACAAAAAAATGCATGTGATGTGATTATAATGAAAAAAGAAGTCTTGATTCTACACAATTGTCTAATATTAATTCACTCTTGTGTTACCCGTTCCTATAATCCAAGAATGTATGGCTTCTAAGTCTAGATCATAATAAGAGTTGTTCTATGTCTTGATCATAATAAGACAACTCTGCCTTATAGAAGTCTAATGTCTATTGTCATCTTCATGTCAATCATATACATTTCCATGAACGACTTATAATGTCATCTCTTCTTCATTATGCATACCCTTTATCTTTTctgaaccaaaatcaaaagattgGTATACACATAAACCAAAACGCCAACCTTTTTTGGGtcctttttgtcttttttttcaacAAGAATGAATAAATGAGTTCCCTCTAATTCCTCGCACAATATAAGAACTAGCTGTACAAGAAACTTCAAGACAAGTTTTGGTGTTGTATCTAAACTCATTGAATCATATTCCAAACTTAAGGGACCATGGgtcaataattttataaattttttttgagGATACTCTTTAGATATTTAAATTTAGGTGTATGATATGCATATCAAATCAGATACAAGTACAACACTAATACTATAGCAATTGTAAAGTATCTTGAATTAATAGTTGGTTGACTATCTTGCAACATTTTGATTTTAGATATTAATCTACTGTCTGTATATTAAGAAGCACATGCTTACTACAGTCTAACACGTTCTGCTATGATTCCGAAACTTGATTACATTCTGCCGGCCCCAAAGTATGCTTTTGTCATTTGCGGAGATTGCATAAATTCATGGAAAATTTAGATTGTTGTACTCGATGAAATCTGTTGTCGCATCTTATTGTAACTAGACGATGCTTGTTGATATTACTTGAATTATTAATCGAAAAAATGAGTTTTAAGTGAGGCGACGACACAAGGAGAAATAATTTGTTTTTCAGCAATTGGTGATGGTAAAATGGAATCTTGAAGAATTGACAATTGACAAATAATTTTGTTGGCAGAAATTAGCTTAAAAACGAATGACAAAATTAAAGTTGTATTATTTCCTCCTAAGCATGATTATCATCAACTCACATAACCACCCTCTTTTGACTATTGTAAATTGCAGTTTcaattcccttttctttttcattaTATACTTTTTATGGTAAAAATGAAAGTCATTTAATAATACTCTAACTAAGGGACCAAACCTGATAATCTGCAATGTTATTTCTTTATATTCTGCTACTTCCTGTTCTTACTGAATGAAAGACTTCAAGGCTTTTGCTTTTGCAGAGTTACTTGTTTGAGACTCTGTTAAATTGACTTGGTAGCAATAAATTGTTTGAGTTCTAATTTATATTCTCACGCATTCTTGTTGTCACGTAACTTTTTCACCTTGTCTTTATTTTTACTTCTCTTTATCTATCACACCACCCATCACATTTCTTGCTTTCATTCACTGTCTATCTCATTTCTCTTTCTATCTCTCTTTCATGTTTCGATGTTCTTCCTGTTACTCTCTGCATTTTCTATCAATGTCATGCTTTGAACTTACTGTTAAATATGTGTATTCTATAATATAGGGTCCTCAACCAGAAGCAAAGCCAGCTGCAGGCTCAAGTGGTACAGTAACCGATGCCAAACCAAGTAGCTCCGGACATGCCGAAACATCAAGTGCCAAAGTTTCAACTGACAAATACCGGAATTATGGTGTTGTAGCTGGCACTATTACAATTCTTGCAGCTGTAGGATGGTACCTTAAAGGCACTGCAAAGAAGCCAGAAGTGCAGGATTGAAGATTTCAGTTGTGGTGCTTGTTTTTGATTTCGATTTGGTTGCAACAGTTGCACAAAAATAAATAACTACACACCACTCTGCTTTTATCCATCATACTGTTAGCATGGATTACTTCTTTGTTCTTTACATTGTTTTCTATAATGTCTCTTAGCATGATGAGCATCAACAGCGAAACTGTAACATGTGAAATGAGAAGGATAATTTGTAAGGAAAACCACATTCAGTGACATTTCAACCGAGTTTAGGCGCCACTGCGCAAATTCAATTTCTAAAGTATGTCGTGCGATTCATGAAAAAGTTTATTTTAACAAGTGTTTTGTGCTACGATTGATGAATTTCTTGATTGTGATTCATGAAAAAGTTTATTTTAACAAGTGTACATACATAGTGAGGAATTTCGATGGTTAAGCGCAAATAACAATCTATATATATTCACTTTAAAGTAGCCAAATTCTAAATGAAAACAGCAATGCAGCAATGAACCTAAACTCTCTATCTTGATATATATCAGTAAATCAATGAGTTTTGTTAAAATACAAGTAGCCGTATCTGATGTATTTGTAAATGTGAAAACATGATATACTGATACATAGCTGAAAACAAAACGTAAAATCCATTTTGCACCAGCCGGGAATCGAACCCGGG contains:
- the LOC131601826 gene encoding uncharacterized protein At2g27730, mitochondrial-like — encoded protein: MATRVAARYASRRLFSSGTGKVLGEEEKAVENAYFKKAEQEKLEKLARKGPQPEAKPAAGSSGTVTDAKPSSSGHAETSSAKVSTDKYRNYGVVAGTITILAAVGWYLKGTAKKPEVQD